In one Dermacentor albipictus isolate Rhodes 1998 colony chromosome 4, USDA_Dalb.pri_finalv2, whole genome shotgun sequence genomic region, the following are encoded:
- the LOC135915392 gene encoding testis-expressed protein 9, translating to MGDTSDRLPEIEKSKDYSSQKHGGEDKSMAVLLEKNQQLEKQKADLLALIKKQMKLIDILKKQKIHLESTRIIQFTEEELIHLFSMDKKDQNL from the exons ATGGGAGACACCAGCGACAGGCTTCCGGAGATTGAGAAGTCGAAGGACTACTCATCGCAGAAACACGGCGGCGAG GACAAGTCTATGGCTGTGCTCTTGGAAAAAAACCAGCAACTAGAAAAGCAGAAGGCTGATCTGCTGGCGCTCATCAAGAAACAAATGAAGTTGATTGACATATTGAAGAAGCAGAAG ataCACTTGGAGTCTACTAGAATCATCCAATTCACAGAAGAGGAATTGATACACCTTTTCAGTATGGACAAGAAGGACCAAAATCTCTAG